A genomic window from Sulfurospirillum diekertiae includes:
- the glmU gene encoding bifunctional UDP-N-acetylglucosamine diphosphorylase/glucosamine-1-phosphate N-acetyltransferase GlmU, with product MNISIAIMAAGLGTRMKSSLPKVLHEISGFEMLYHIIKESQKVSDDIHVILYHQADLVQEKMNRYFSNIHYSIQDHQNFPGTGGAIRGVKPKYEHLLVLNGDMPLLEAQNMQNFTYLDADVVMSAFTCKEPFGYGRVIMDESLNVQKIVEEKDASAEEKKVTAVNAGVYLFKTNFLNENLPKLSNHNSQKEYYITDLIALANAEKKSVKALFVDEATFMGVNSKYHLSQAEELMQERIKRRFMEQGVSMRLPHTIYIETDVQMSGECKLENGVTLLKGTVLENAHIKAHSVIEKSVIKNSDIGPMARVRPDSHIEDTHIGNFVEIKKSTLKGVKAGHLSYLGDAIIDEGTNIGCGTITCNYDGKAKYQTIIGKNVFVGSDSQLVAPVTIEDDVLIASGTTVTKNIPKGALAINREPLKIIEGFFYKFFGKKDAK from the coding sequence ATGAATATTTCGATTGCAATTATGGCTGCTGGGCTTGGAACACGGATGAAATCAAGCTTACCTAAAGTCCTTCATGAGATCAGCGGTTTTGAAATGCTGTATCACATCATCAAAGAATCTCAAAAGGTCAGTGACGACATTCATGTCATTTTATACCACCAAGCAGACCTTGTCCAAGAAAAAATGAATCGTTACTTTTCCAATATCCACTATAGCATACAAGACCATCAAAACTTCCCAGGTACGGGCGGTGCAATTCGTGGCGTAAAACCAAAATATGAGCATTTACTCGTACTCAATGGCGATATGCCACTTTTGGAAGCTCAAAATATGCAAAATTTTACATATTTGGATGCGGACGTTGTAATGAGTGCGTTTACATGTAAAGAACCTTTTGGTTATGGGCGTGTCATCATGGATGAGTCTTTAAACGTGCAAAAGATCGTTGAAGAGAAAGACGCTAGTGCGGAAGAGAAAAAAGTAACGGCGGTCAATGCAGGCGTTTATCTTTTTAAAACCAACTTTTTAAACGAAAATCTTCCAAAGCTTTCCAATCACAACAGCCAAAAAGAGTATTACATCACCGACCTTATTGCTTTAGCCAATGCCGAGAAAAAAAGTGTTAAAGCGCTGTTCGTCGATGAAGCAACCTTTATGGGTGTCAACTCCAAGTACCATCTCTCCCAAGCGGAAGAGCTCATGCAAGAGCGCATTAAACGCCGTTTTATGGAGCAAGGGGTGAGTATGCGCTTACCTCACACCATCTACATTGAAACAGATGTGCAGATGAGCGGAGAATGCAAACTTGAAAACGGTGTGACTTTACTTAAAGGCACCGTGCTTGAAAATGCGCACATCAAAGCGCACTCCGTCATTGAAAAAAGTGTCATCAAAAATTCTGACATTGGGCCAATGGCACGTGTTCGCCCTGACTCACATATCGAAGATACGCACATCGGAAATTTTGTTGAGATCAAAAAATCAACGCTCAAAGGCGTCAAAGCGGGGCATCTCAGCTACTTAGGTGACGCCATCATTGATGAGGGAACGAACATTGGATGTGGAACGATTACATGTAATTACGATGGCAAAGCAAAATACCAAACAATCATCGGCAAAAACGTCTTTGTAGGTAGCGACTCACAACTGGTTGCCCCTGTTACCATTGAAGATGATGTGCTCATCGCTTCAGGGACTACCGTCACAAAGAATATCCCAAAAGGCGCTTTAGCCATCAACCGTGAACCTCTTAAAATTATTGAGGGATT
- the fliP gene encoding flagellar type III secretion system pore protein FliP (The bacterial flagellar biogenesis protein FliP forms a type III secretion system (T3SS)-type pore required for flagellar assembly.) encodes MKRILLLLLICMTPMAFGADTIPTVNLSLSAPNSPQQLVTSLNLLVVLTILVLAPSLIFMMTSFLRLLIVFSFLRQALGTQQMPPSQVMVSLAMILTFFIMEPVMNESYENAIKPYLAEKMSYQEAFEKGSAPFKAFMIRNTREKDLALFFRIRNLENPKNIEDVPLTVAMPAFMISELKTAFEIGFLLYLPFLVIDMVVSSVLMSMGMMMLPPVMISLPFKLLIFVLVDGWNLLVQKLVESFH; translated from the coding sequence ATGAAGAGAATTTTACTTTTACTATTGATCTGTATGACACCGATGGCTTTTGGCGCCGATACAATCCCTACAGTCAATCTCTCTTTAAGCGCACCTAATTCGCCACAACAGTTAGTTACAAGTCTTAACCTTCTTGTTGTTCTTACCATTTTAGTTCTCGCACCTTCACTTATTTTTATGATGACCAGTTTCTTACGCCTTTTGATCGTCTTTTCTTTCTTGCGTCAAGCACTGGGAACACAGCAAATGCCACCTTCTCAAGTGATGGTCTCTCTAGCGATGATTTTGACGTTTTTCATTATGGAACCGGTGATGAATGAGTCCTATGAGAACGCAATTAAGCCTTATTTGGCGGAGAAGATGAGCTATCAAGAGGCCTTTGAAAAAGGCTCTGCTCCTTTTAAAGCCTTTATGATTCGCAATACACGTGAAAAAGATTTGGCGCTTTTCTTTCGTATTCGTAACCTTGAAAATCCCAAAAATATTGAAGATGTCCCCTTAACCGTTGCCATGCCTGCGTTTATGATCAGTGAGCTTAAAACCGCTTTTGAGATCGGCTTTTTACTCTATTTGCCATTCCTCGTCATCGACATGGTTGTCAGTTCCGTTTTGATGAGTATGGGTATGATGATGTTACCGCCTGTTATGATCTCCTTACCGTTTAAATTGCTTATTTTTGTCCTCGTTGATGGTTGGAATTTGCTGGTGCAAAAACTCGTGGAGAGCTTCCATTAA